One part of the Quercus lobata isolate SW786 chromosome 7, ValleyOak3.0 Primary Assembly, whole genome shotgun sequence genome encodes these proteins:
- the LOC115951435 gene encoding probable inactive purple acid phosphatase 16, producing the protein MRAGAPFKIALFADLHFGEATSTDWGPLQDVNSTRVMNTVLDDETPDFVIYLGDVITANNIPIANASLYWDQAISPTKSRGIPFASVFGNHDDAPFEWPKEWFPAPGIPPLICPAVNSTHSVNERCSHLVFGVVDTRPPQVISNAQAEWFQNKSEEINPNSSLVLPDSMPELIFWHIPSQAYNKVAPQFGIHKPCVGSINKENVSSQAAELGIMDLLVKRPSVKAIFVGHKHGLDWCCPYEKLWLCFARHTGYGGYGDWPRGARIIEITQQPFSFRTWIRMEDSIVHSNVVHGSTNQLSYKTFDQMIVTLLCYFICLIF; encoded by the exons ATGCGGGCGGGTGCACCGTTCAAGATAGCGCTGTTTGCTGACCTGCATTTTGGGGAGGCCACGTCGACTGACTGGGGTCCACTCCAGGACGTGAACTCAACAAGAGTTATGAACACTGTACTTGACGATGAAACTCCAG ATTTTGTTATATACCTTGGAGATGTTATTACGGCCAACAATATACCAATTGCAAATGCCAGCTTGTACTGGGATCAGGCAATCTCTCCAACAAAATCGAGAGGTATTCCATTTGCCAGTGTGTTTGGAAACCATGATGATGCACCATTTGAATGGCCGAAGGAGTGGTTTCCAGCCCCTGGAATTCCTCCACTTATTTGCCCAGCAGTCAACTCAACACATTCAG TGAATGAAAGATGTAGCCATTTGGTTTTTGGTGTTGTGGAT ACGCGCCCTCCACAAGTTATCTCAAATGCTCAAGCGGAATGGTTCCAGAACAAATCTGAAGAGATCAACCCTAACTCAAG TTTAGTGTTACCTGACAGTATGCCCGAGCTAATATTCTGGCATATCCCAAGTCAAGCATATAATAAAGTTGCTCCACAGTTTGGAATTCACAAGCCCTGTGTAGGCTcaattaacaaagaaaatgtTTCTTCTCAAGCAGCTGAATTGGGTATCATGGATCTTCTTGTTAAAAGACCTTCTGTCAAG GCAATATTTGTTGGACATAAACATGGATTGGATTGGTGCTGCCCCTATGAGAAACTCTGGCTCTGTTTTGCTAGGCATACTGGTTATGGTGGCTATGGAGACTGGCCTAGAGGAGCTAGAATTATAGAAATCACTCAGCAGCCTTTCTCCTTTAGAACTTGGATAAGGATGGAGGACAGTATAGTACACAGCAACGTTGTGCATGGAAGTACcaatcaattgagttacaaaacttttgACCAAATGATAGTTACTttgttatgttattttatttgtttaattttttaa